In Chitinispirillum alkaliphilum, the genomic stretch TTTAATCTAAAGTAAAAGAGATTGAGAGAGAGGATAAGAATGATTTGGGCGCATGCCGAGGACAGTTCGGCCAGGCTCACTGTAAACTTACCGGTTCTCCTTGGCTCTCCCGCAGAATGCGGGATCGGTGCCTCGTTTGTAGGGCTTCGCGAAGACGCTCCGCCCTTTGAGGGCACTGGCCGCTTAAGAAAGTGCCACATAGCCGTCCCCCCTTGCGCGGTTTACCGTGGAGATATTTGTATTACCGTTTAAGAGGCCCCTAAATCCCCTGAAGGGGACTTTGGGACCTTGATTCCGGTTTTTCTCTCACTTTCCGCTCACACTGCCTGTCCTGAGCTCCCGCTCACACTGCCTGTCCTGAGCTCCCAGTCGAAGGGAGCATCCCGATTTCCGAATCGGGATAGTCGAAGTGTTCTTAAAAATTATAATCTAAAGTAAAAGGGATTGAGAGAGAGGATAAGGATGATTCGGGCGGCTGCCGAAGACAGTTCGGCCAGGCTCACTGTAAACTTACCGGTTCTCCTACAGGCTTCCCGATTGAAATCGGGATTCCTCCTCGGTGCCTCGTTTATAGGGCTTCGCGAAGACGCTCCGCCCTTTGAGGGCACTGGCCGCTTAAGAAAGTGCCACATAGCCGTCCCCCCTTGCGCGGTTTAGCAATATAGGTATTTGCTTTGTTATGACATTCTCTCACTTTCCGCTCGCACTGCCTGTCCTGAGTTCCCGCTCACACTGAGCATCCCGATTTCCGAATCGGGATAGTCGAAGTGTTCTTAAAAATTATAATCTAAAGTAAAAGGGATTGAGAGAGAGATAAGGATGATTCGGGCGGCTGCCGCGGACAGTTCGGCCAGGCTCACTGTAAACTTACCGGTTCTCCTTATCTATTATCAACTACCCTGGCAACAAAAAAATCCTATCATCCTTAAATCCTAAAAATCCCAATTCAGACAATGGAGAGGCGGTGTGATGAGAGAAAATCCCGGTGTGTGGTCCGCCGATCCGGGAGTTGAAGCCAGCTGAATGCTTTCCCTACCTGTAAAACCCCCAAAAAACACTCCCACCCGACACGATGTCACAAATAACCGACACGATGTCACAAATAACCGACACGATGTCACAAATAACCGACACGATGTCACAAATAACCGACACGATGTCACAAATAACCGACACGATGTCACAAATAACCGACATGATGTCACAAATAACCGACATGATGTCACAAATAACCGACATGATGTCACAAATACGCGACACGATGTCACAAATACGCGACACAATGTCACAAATACGCGACACAATGTCACAAATAACCGACACGATGTCACAAATAACCGACATGATGTCACAAATAACCGACAT encodes the following:
- a CDS encoding glutamine synthetase family protein, whose translation is MSPECYIVSPVCYIVSPVCYIVSRICDIVSRICDIVSRICDIMSVICDIMSVICDIMSVICDIVSVICDIVSRICDIVSRICDIVSRICDIMSVICDIMSVICDIMSVICDIVSVICDIVSVICDIVSVICDIVSVICDIVSVICDIVSGGSVFWGFYR